Proteins from one Flavobacterium sp. N2038 genomic window:
- a CDS encoding YceI family protein, which produces MKTTWTLNSSQSDVLIKMRHSIIAYMGGTTNKFGGYVNIEDNEIEDASVEFSLDINNKIDSFQQVDTNVQLQDFFDVNEHPIISFKSTSFQKINNNINFFKGDLTIKDVTKVVELDAEFIGVNTYNGERKVAFEIKGDIKRQDFGLDYNSFNHNGGLALGRDIKLIANLEFSI; this is translated from the coding sequence ATGAAAACAACATGGACTTTAAATTCTAGCCAATCAGATGTTTTGATTAAAATGAGACATTCTATAATTGCCTATATGGGAGGAACTACAAATAAATTTGGTGGTTATGTAAATATAGAAGACAATGAAATCGAAGATGCATCTGTCGAATTTTCTTTAGATATCAATAATAAGATTGACAGTTTTCAGCAAGTAGATACTAATGTGCAGCTTCAGGATTTTTTTGATGTCAATGAGCATCCTATTATTAGTTTTAAATCTACTTCTTTTCAAAAAATCAATAATAATATTAATTTTTTTAAAGGAGACTTAACAATCAAAGACGTTACCAAAGTAGTAGAACTTGATGCAGAATTTATTGGTGTAAATACTTATAACGGAGAAAGAAAAGTTGCTTTTGAAATTAAAGGAGATATTAAACGTCAGGATTTTGGTTTAGACTATAATTCATTCAATCACAACGGAGGTTTGGCGCTTGGAAGAGATATTAAGCTTATTGCAAATTTAGAATTTAGCATATAA
- a CDS encoding TolC family protein — MKKIIVILLCTLGLSANAQVTLTLKDALNYALQNKADAKKAKLQVENSEYQIQEIRSRALPQIHANGNLTYNPILQTSVIDGGSFGQPGTSIQATFGQKWTSGAGVNLTQALFDQSVFTGLRAAKSTREFYQINDQLTEEQVIERVANNYYSVYVQRERLILLDSTYFNTTKVHDVVKGQFDNGLAKKIDLDRIVVKLSNIDTDRQQVKNQIELQENSLKFYMGMPIETQIVIPKEEFEAVPAALTEVPNVENRTEYLLLKKQEELLVFQKKAVQAEYYPKLSLTAGYNFIGQGPEFPLFAKPSSGVYWSDYSGIGLNLSVPIFTGFGTRARVRQADVDIRTLQEDMKDTKLSLDLDYRNAMAQIDNNLVTIGNQQENMRLAREILSDTKNNYLQGLASLTDLLDAENAHQEAQNNYTRAVLNYKIAEVALIKSKGELKTLIK; from the coding sequence ATGAAAAAAATAATTGTAATACTTTTGTGCACTCTTGGCCTGTCAGCCAATGCACAAGTCACTTTAACCTTAAAAGACGCGCTTAATTATGCGCTTCAAAATAAAGCCGATGCTAAAAAAGCAAAACTGCAGGTTGAAAACAGTGAATATCAAATTCAGGAAATTCGCTCCAGAGCTTTACCACAAATTCATGCAAACGGAAATCTGACTTACAATCCAATTTTGCAGACCAGTGTAATTGATGGAGGATCTTTTGGTCAGCCGGGAACTAGTATTCAGGCAACTTTTGGTCAAAAATGGACATCGGGAGCCGGAGTAAATTTAACACAAGCTTTATTTGATCAATCTGTTTTTACCGGATTGAGAGCTGCAAAATCTACGCGTGAATTTTATCAAATAAACGATCAGTTAACAGAAGAACAAGTTATTGAAAGAGTAGCAAATAACTATTATTCTGTTTATGTACAGCGTGAAAGATTAATATTACTGGACAGTACTTATTTTAATACTACAAAAGTTCACGATGTTGTAAAAGGGCAATTTGATAATGGTCTGGCAAAAAAGATTGATTTAGATCGTATCGTGGTAAAATTATCAAATATTGATACAGACCGTCAACAAGTTAAAAATCAAATTGAACTACAGGAAAATTCATTAAAATTCTATATGGGTATGCCTATAGAAACTCAAATTGTGATTCCTAAAGAAGAATTTGAAGCTGTACCAGCTGCATTAACTGAAGTTCCAAATGTTGAAAACAGAACAGAATATTTGCTTTTGAAAAAACAAGAAGAATTGTTAGTATTCCAAAAGAAAGCAGTTCAGGCGGAGTATTATCCAAAACTTTCTTTGACTGCAGGTTACAATTTTATTGGTCAGGGACCTGAGTTTCCTCTTTTTGCGAAACCATCTTCAGGAGTTTACTGGTCAGATTATTCAGGAATCGGACTGAATTTAAGTGTACCAATCTTTACTGGTTTTGGAACTCGTGCAAGAGTAAGACAAGCAGATGTAGATATCAGAACACTTCAGGAAGATATGAAAGATACGAAGCTTTCTCTTGATCTGGATTATAGAAATGCAATGGCGCAAATCGATAATAATCTTGTAACAATTGGAAATCAACAAGAAAATATGCGTTTAGCTCGTGAAATTTTGAGCGATACAAAAAATAATTATCTGCAAGGTTTAGCATCATTAACCGATTTATTAGACGCAGAAAATGCACATCAGGAAGCTCAGAATAATTATACAAGAGCTGTATTAAACTATAAAATTGCCGAAGTGGCATTAATCAAATCAAAAGGCGAACTAAAAACTCTTATTAAATAA
- a CDS encoding efflux RND transporter periplasmic adaptor subunit, producing the protein MKKTIITIVIIIAALALIGFVLNNNKKENKAKTDIVAEKNAAVSVKVTPVKTEEVALDFVANGNFAPIQELTFSAEKSGKVISVLAKEGDYVHVGQTLLTMRGDIINVSAQQAQAVYQNAKSDYARYENAFKTGGVTRQQLDQAKLALTNAESNLKQANINVGDTKVKAPINGFINKKYIEPGSILTGMPATALFDIVNVSKLKLTVTVNENQVASLKVGDHINVTASVYPDKSFSGKITFIAAKADASLNFPVEIEIINNSNNDLKAGMYGTANFASKQQKQNLMIVPRNAFVGSVSSNEIFVAENGVAKLKKVTAGRILGDQVEIINGLSDGEKVITTGQINLQDGNTVEIIK; encoded by the coding sequence ATGAAGAAAACTATTATAACAATCGTAATCATAATCGCAGCACTAGCTCTGATTGGATTTGTCTTAAATAACAATAAGAAAGAAAACAAAGCGAAAACTGATATTGTTGCAGAGAAAAATGCTGCAGTTTCTGTAAAAGTTACTCCTGTAAAAACAGAGGAAGTTGCTTTAGATTTCGTTGCCAACGGAAACTTTGCTCCAATTCAGGAATTGACTTTTTCTGCTGAGAAATCAGGTAAAGTAATTAGTGTTTTAGCAAAAGAGGGGGACTATGTTCATGTTGGTCAGACTTTATTAACCATGAGAGGTGATATCATTAATGTAAGTGCACAACAAGCTCAGGCAGTTTATCAAAATGCAAAGTCTGATTATGCACGATATGAAAATGCTTTTAAAACGGGTGGTGTTACAAGACAACAATTAGATCAGGCAAAATTAGCTTTAACTAATGCAGAATCTAACTTAAAACAAGCTAATATTAATGTTGGTGATACAAAAGTAAAAGCACCAATCAACGGATTTATCAATAAAAAATATATTGAGCCGGGATCAATCCTTACTGGAATGCCAGCAACAGCTTTATTTGATATTGTAAATGTTTCTAAATTAAAATTAACTGTTACTGTAAATGAAAATCAGGTTGCAAGTTTAAAAGTTGGTGATCATATCAATGTAACTGCAAGTGTTTACCCAGATAAATCATTTTCAGGAAAAATTACTTTTATCGCTGCAAAAGCTGATGCAAGTTTAAACTTCCCGGTTGAAATTGAAATCATCAATAATTCAAACAACGATTTAAAAGCAGGGATGTACGGAACAGCAAATTTTGCGTCTAAACAACAAAAACAAAACCTTATGATTGTTCCTAGAAATGCATTTGTTGGAAGTGTAAGCAGTAACGAAATCTTTGTTGCTGAAAATGGTGTTGCTAAATTGAAAAAAGTAACTGCCGGAAGAATTTTAGGAGATCAGGTAGAAATCATCAACGGATTATCTGATGGTGAAAAAGTAATTACGACAGGTCAGATTAACTTACAAGACGGAAATACAGTAGAAATTATTAAATAA
- a CDS encoding sialate O-acetylesterase, which yields MKSQIIKFIFTLILVISYSCSNDNSQQTNLEEPNIDKPQISVPFIIVVGQSNAEGYAPYSSAPLWLAGNNYELNGYSIWNKDRKIFQEFQLGVNVGSELNSDTRFGFDIFFAKRYIEEFNKPLLCIKQTLGGIPISEKGSGQIARWQASVNLIPKGERVMVLELAQKIKEAQDYAKKNNIKLIPIAILYLQGEADANHSRRLADYKNNFLILKSYLRNLAGNNKLPFINSEIFYRDNKYKKVNSIFKELNLNDPFFKTVNTSGNQTSIGDNLHYDAAAFEFIGNTMFNYYLDLKKINK from the coding sequence ATGAAATCACAAATAATAAAATTCATTTTCACTTTAATATTAGTTATTTCTTATTCTTGCTCAAATGATAATTCCCAACAAACCAACTTAGAAGAGCCGAATATTGATAAACCTCAAATTTCGGTTCCTTTTATCATTGTCGTAGGTCAAAGCAATGCCGAGGGATATGCACCATATAGTAGTGCGCCTTTATGGCTGGCAGGTAATAATTATGAGTTAAATGGTTATTCTATTTGGAATAAAGACAGAAAGATTTTTCAAGAATTTCAGTTAGGTGTGAATGTTGGTTCGGAACTCAACTCGGATACAAGATTTGGATTTGATATATTTTTTGCAAAAAGATATATAGAAGAATTTAATAAACCTCTTTTATGTATTAAACAAACCTTAGGCGGAATACCAATTTCAGAAAAAGGTAGTGGGCAAATTGCCAGATGGCAAGCAAGTGTGAATTTGATTCCAAAAGGAGAGCGAGTTATGGTTTTAGAATTAGCACAAAAAATTAAGGAAGCACAAGATTATGCTAAAAAGAATAATATAAAATTAATTCCTATCGCTATTTTATATCTTCAAGGTGAAGCTGATGCAAATCATAGTAGAAGACTAGCGGATTATAAAAATAATTTTTTAATACTTAAGTCCTATTTGAGAAATTTAGCAGGTAATAATAAATTACCATTTATTAATTCTGAAATATTTTATAGAGATAATAAGTATAAAAAAGTAAATTCGATTTTTAAAGAATTGAATTTAAATGATCCTTTTTTTAAAACTGTAAATACTTCAGGAAATCAAACTTCTATAGGAGATAATTTACATTATGATGCTGCTGCATTTGAATTTATAGGAAACACAATGTTTAATTATTATCTGGACTTGAAAAAGATTAATAAATAA
- a CDS encoding TetR/AcrR family transcriptional regulator, which yields MKDKIISKASELFLKLGFKSVTMDDIAGEMCISKKTIYKYFCNKEVLIEESTSMVHRQVHQIIDTIVAKDYNAIQENFEIREMFRDMFKNNIDTSPIYQLKKHYPEIYQNVLSYEIEQCTQYFRVNIEKGIREGLYRADLNIDIYVKFYYTLIFHINETTISEKEAQEIELEALEYHTRAMATEKGIQELEKQLKRITA from the coding sequence ATGAAAGATAAAATCATATCAAAAGCGAGTGAGTTGTTTTTAAAGCTCGGTTTTAAAAGTGTTACAATGGATGATATTGCAGGAGAAATGTGTATTTCGAAAAAAACGATTTACAAATATTTCTGCAATAAGGAAGTTTTAATCGAAGAGAGTACTTCGATGGTTCATAGACAAGTACATCAAATAATCGATACTATTGTCGCAAAAGATTATAATGCAATTCAGGAGAATTTTGAAATTAGAGAGATGTTTCGTGACATGTTTAAGAACAATATAGATACTTCTCCAATTTATCAGCTTAAAAAACATTATCCGGAAATCTATCAAAATGTACTGTCGTACGAAATTGAGCAATGTACACAGTATTTTAGAGTTAATATAGAGAAGGGAATTCGTGAAGGATTATATCGTGCAGATTTGAATATTGATATCTATGTTAAATTTTATTACACGCTAATTTTTCATATTAACGAAACTACAATTTCAGAAAAAGAAGCACAGGAAATTGAATTGGAAGCTCTTGAATATCACACCAGAGCTATGGCAACTGAAAAAGGAATACAAGAATTAGAAAAACAACTTAAAAGAATTACCGCTTAA
- a CDS encoding polyprenyl synthetase family protein, translating to MHDISQYQDFFITYLKKQSIRKEPKNLYEPIEYILGLGGKRMRPVLTLMAAEVFDTDYKTALPAAMAVEVFHNFSLVHDDIMDDAPLRRGEVTVHEKWNINTGILSGDAMLILAYQYFEQYEPAVFRDLAKLFSKTALEVCEGQQWDVDFEDRNNVTIPEYLKMIEYKTAVLVAAAMKMGAIVAKTTEKEADLIYDFGLNLGLAFQLQDDYLDAFGDPETFGKQVGGDIIENKKTYLYLKALKFSTPEKATELEKLFRLQLDDNTEKIETAKAIFNESGASKATQDAIEMYTFKAFETLEKMEINAEKKDILRTFGENLMGRKV from the coding sequence ATGCACGATATCAGTCAGTACCAGGATTTTTTTATTACTTATTTAAAGAAACAAAGCATACGAAAAGAACCTAAAAACCTTTACGAACCAATTGAATACATTTTAGGCCTTGGAGGAAAGAGAATGCGTCCGGTACTAACTTTAATGGCAGCAGAGGTTTTTGATACCGATTATAAAACAGCACTTCCGGCAGCAATGGCTGTTGAAGTTTTTCATAATTTTTCGCTTGTTCACGACGATATTATGGATGATGCACCTTTAAGAAGAGGAGAAGTAACAGTGCATGAAAAATGGAATATCAATACGGGAATTTTGTCTGGAGATGCCATGCTCATTCTTGCCTATCAATATTTTGAACAATATGAACCAGCCGTTTTTAGAGATTTAGCCAAATTATTCAGCAAAACTGCACTTGAAGTTTGCGAAGGTCAGCAATGGGATGTTGATTTTGAAGACAGAAACAACGTTACCATTCCGGAATATCTAAAAATGATCGAGTATAAAACAGCTGTTTTAGTTGCGGCTGCTATGAAAATGGGTGCTATTGTAGCTAAAACAACCGAAAAAGAAGCTGATTTAATTTATGATTTTGGACTAAATTTAGGATTAGCCTTCCAATTACAGGATGATTATCTGGACGCTTTTGGTGATCCGGAAACTTTTGGAAAACAAGTTGGCGGAGACATTATAGAAAATAAAAAAACATACTTATATCTAAAAGCATTAAAATTCTCAACTCCTGAAAAAGCTACAGAATTAGAGAAATTATTCCGTTTACAATTAGATGATAACACAGAAAAAATAGAAACTGCCAAAGCCATTTTTAACGAATCAGGCGCTTCAAAAGCAACACAAGATGCAATCGAAATGTATACTTTTAAGGCTTTTGAAACTTTAGAAAAAATGGAAATTAATGCTGAGAAAAAAGATATTCTTAGAACATTTGGCGAGAATTTGATGGGAAGAAAAGTTTAG